Proteins found in one Verrucomicrobiota bacterium genomic segment:
- a CDS encoding S8 family serine peptidase, translating into MKTILALALSIGLAAGARAQSDTTTQNRASVDTGSAIVQLKGDPLSTYVKTKPPQGKKIDFSSTSVKSYRAKLSALRNDFKKWLQANAPKAKVTGEFDISLNAVAVELNGVTLETLGKAPQAQRVQYQGVYYPNADDPDLGLIHAIQAWQVGGGPANAGAEVKVAIVDTGIDIRHPCFSDAGYPTKTQLGDRRFTNNKVITAKVFNNKAANQGLTAEAIQDHGTHVAGTVGCNYNTPAVVNGVAIPYGVSGVAPRALLGNYNVFPGNVGNARSEDILNALEAAYADGFDIANMSLGGTPHSGNLGFQDLLTDAVDDLDQANMVVAVAAGNSGPGHFTVESPGSAARALTAGASSVPHYIATPVTVGGNSYGAAAGDFTTVTNDLTAPLAVVLEGGNLTLGCSAFPAGSLSGKIALISRGSCTFSTKIRNAQDAGAVAALIVNNVAGDPIAMGQDGTPNQPTIPAYMLGRSDGLALVGSNGDSTTIGAALAYFLTANPDFMAGFSSQGPTDVDFRVKPDVVAPGVNVLSSIPVANCNGDPCWAFFQGTSMATPHLAGSSAVVRGFHPGWTAAQVRSAIVNTADRGVLKKSSSGATETDFNITGAGRENLLSAVNAKVALDPVSVSFGGVPSGSGQTQTNNVALNNLSGGPATFDLAVGAGVGGVAYSISPSSVSVGAGGSANVTVTMSASKGAVSGGHQTSLTVSSGGSELAHAVVFTLVK; encoded by the coding sequence ATGAAAACAATCCTGGCTTTAGCCCTTTCGATTGGACTCGCCGCCGGTGCGCGCGCGCAGTCGGACACGACGACCCAGAACCGCGCCAGTGTCGATACTGGCAGCGCCATCGTTCAACTCAAGGGCGACCCGTTGAGCACCTACGTCAAAACCAAGCCGCCGCAAGGAAAGAAAATCGATTTCAGCAGCACATCGGTCAAGTCTTATCGCGCCAAACTCTCCGCGCTACGGAACGATTTCAAGAAATGGCTGCAAGCCAACGCTCCCAAGGCCAAGGTGACCGGCGAATTTGATATTTCGCTGAACGCAGTTGCCGTCGAACTGAACGGTGTGACGCTTGAAACACTTGGCAAAGCACCGCAGGCGCAGCGAGTCCAATACCAAGGGGTTTACTATCCGAATGCGGACGATCCTGATCTCGGCCTCATTCACGCGATCCAGGCGTGGCAGGTGGGCGGCGGTCCGGCCAACGCGGGTGCGGAAGTCAAGGTGGCCATCGTGGACACGGGCATTGACATCCGGCATCCCTGCTTCAGTGACGCGGGGTATCCAACTAAAACTCAATTGGGCGACCGACGATTCACCAACAACAAGGTCATCACCGCAAAAGTCTTCAACAACAAGGCCGCCAACCAGGGTCTCACCGCGGAAGCGATTCAAGATCACGGCACGCACGTTGCGGGCACCGTGGGCTGCAACTACAACACCCCGGCAGTGGTCAATGGCGTGGCGATTCCCTACGGCGTGTCGGGCGTCGCCCCGCGCGCGTTGCTCGGCAATTACAACGTTTTCCCCGGCAACGTCGGGAACGCGCGCTCCGAAGACATCCTCAACGCGCTTGAGGCCGCTTATGCAGATGGATTTGACATTGCCAACATGAGTTTGGGCGGCACACCACATTCTGGAAATCTTGGATTCCAGGATCTGCTCACGGATGCCGTTGATGATCTCGATCAGGCCAACATGGTCGTGGCTGTGGCGGCGGGGAACAGCGGGCCGGGCCACTTCACCGTCGAGTCTCCCGGCTCTGCGGCGCGCGCCCTCACCGCTGGCGCCAGCAGCGTGCCGCATTACATCGCCACACCGGTCACCGTGGGTGGAAATTCGTACGGAGCCGCGGCGGGTGACTTTACGACTGTTACGAATGATTTGACGGCGCCGCTGGCGGTTGTGTTGGAAGGCGGCAATCTCACTCTCGGCTGTTCGGCATTTCCTGCGGGCAGTCTCAGCGGCAAGATCGCGCTCATCTCGCGCGGCAGCTGCACCTTTTCGACAAAGATCCGCAACGCCCAGGATGCCGGCGCCGTGGCCGCTCTGATTGTCAACAACGTCGCGGGCGATCCGATCGCGATGGGGCAGGACGGGACACCGAACCAGCCGACGATTCCCGCTTACATGCTCGGTCGCAGTGATGGCCTGGCCTTGGTTGGCTCGAACGGTGACTCCACCACAATTGGTGCCGCGCTGGCGTACTTCCTGACGGCGAACCCGGATTTCATGGCCGGCTTCAGCAGCCAGGGGCCGACCGATGTCGATTTCCGGGTCAAGCCGGACGTCGTCGCGCCCGGAGTGAATGTGCTGAGTTCAATCCCCGTGGCGAACTGTAATGGCGATCCGTGCTGGGCATTCTTCCAGGGCACGTCAATGGCGACGCCCCATCTGGCCGGTTCGTCGGCGGTCGTGCGCGGGTTCCATCCAGGTTGGACGGCGGCGCAGGTCCGGTCGGCGATTGTCAACACGGCGGATCGCGGCGTGCTGAAAAAATCCAGCAGCGGCGCGACAGAAACGGATTTCAACATCACTGGCGCGGGACGCGAGAATCTTCTTTCCGCCGTGAATGCGAAGGTCGCGCTCGACCCGGTGAGCGTCAGCTTCGGCGGCGTGCCTTCTGGATCGGGTCAGACGCAAACAAATAATGTTGCGTTGAACAATCTCAGTGGCGGTCCGGCTACGTTTGATCTTGCCGTGGGCGCGGGTGTGGGTGGCGTCGCCTATTCAATCAGCCCTTCGTCCGTTTCCGTTGGTGCGGGCGGGTCAGCCAATGTGACGGTCACGATGTCCGCGTCCAAAGGAGCGGTGTCCGGCGGCCATCAAACCTCGCTCACCGTCAGTTCCGGCGGCAGCGAGTTGGCGCACGCGGTGGTCTTCACTCTGGTCAAATAG
- the infA gene encoding translation initiation factor IF-1, with protein sequence MKEDHIELEGRVQTVLPGTMFRVELDNKHLVLATICGKMRKRWVRLTVGDRVKMEMSPYDLDKARIVWRLR encoded by the coding sequence ATGAAAGAAGACCATATCGAATTGGAAGGTCGCGTCCAGACCGTCCTCCCTGGCACGATGTTCCGTGTGGAGCTCGACAACAAACACCTGGTGCTCGCCACCATCTGCGGAAAAATGCGCAAACGCTGGGTCCGCCTCACGGTTGGCGATCGCGTCAAGATGGAGATGTCACCCTACGACTTGGACAAGGCGCGCATTGTCTGGCGACTCCGCTGA
- a CDS encoding RNA-binding protein, with protein MSNKLFVGNLSFNVTENDLQDAFAAHGTVIETNLMMDRTTGRPRGFGFITMSTAEEAQKAIDGLNGKALDGRNLTVNVAKPREERTGGGGGGGRREYGGGRNRY; from the coding sequence ATGAGTAATAAATTGTTTGTGGGAAATCTTTCCTTCAACGTCACCGAAAACGACCTGCAGGACGCGTTCGCCGCGCACGGCACGGTCATCGAAACCAACCTGATGATGGACCGGACCACCGGCCGTCCGCGCGGGTTTGGCTTCATCACCATGAGCACCGCTGAGGAGGCCCAGAAAGCCATCGACGGCTTGAACGGCAAGGCCTTGGACGGGCGCAACCTTACGGTCAACGTCGCCAAGCCCCGCGAAGAGCGCACGGGGGGTGGTGGTGGCGGCGGGCGTCGCGAATACGGCGGCGGGCGGAATCGCTACTAA